One region of Danio aesculapii chromosome 7, fDanAes4.1, whole genome shotgun sequence genomic DNA includes:
- the si:dkey-148a17.6 gene encoding leukotriene B4 receptor 1, giving the protein MNATANLQGDEDTELGLMGACVILAMCFLVGTPGNLLVVWTILKHVKQRSHTVLLILHLAAADLLVLITLPLWIYSLAQSWVFGQAACKAMVYMIYSCMYSSVFIITVMSVERFLAVRYPFISIGWRRKQVLNKVLLIIWIVSFLLSIPIILTHNLGDIDGHDQCIFREYESDSQEAVLLILETLIGFIVPFFTLLVCYGCLFSRIVQMNFKSKRKSTVLICGVVVMFALCWIPHHIGNILSLVSLGIKQSNPELAQSLEDICTTMTIIAGALVFVSSSVNPVLYVFAARTFRSSLRETGIQKLFQHLSSAVSGEGNKELSFVSKRQSSHTTTNSQCLTDSKSQDVAVESCVSTPD; this is encoded by the coding sequence ATGAACGCTACGGCTAATCTTCAGGGAGACGAGGACACCGAGCTGGGCTTGATGGGGGCCTGTGTGATCCTGGCCATGTGTTTTCTGGTGGGCACACCAGGGAACCTGCTGGTGGTGTGGACCATCCTGAAGCACGTGAAACAGCGCTCACACACGGTGTTGCTCATCCTTCATCTGGCCGCAGCAGACCTTCTGGTGCTGATCACTCTGCCGCTGTGGATCTACTCACTGGCCCAGTCCTGGGTGTTTGGACAGGCCGCCTGTAAAGCCATGGTCTACATGATCTATTCCTGCATGTACAGCAGCGTCTTCATCATCACCGTCATGAGTGTGGAGCGATTCCTGGCCGTCAGGTACCCATTCATCTCCATCGGCTGGAGAAGAAAACAAGTACTAAACAAGGTGCTTCTAATAATATGGATTGTTTCATTTCTCCTGAGCATTCCCATAATTTTAACTCACAATCTGGGGGACATTGACGGTCATGATCAATGCATATTCAGGGAATACGAGTCTGACAGCCAAGAGGCTGTTTTGCTCATTTTAGAAACTCTTATAGGTTTCATCGTCCCCTTTTTTACTTTGCTGGTCTGTTATGGCTGCCTCTTCAGTCGCATAGTGCAGATGAACTTTAAGTCCAAGCGTAAATCCACAGTTCTGATCTGTGGCGTGGTGGTGATGTTCGCTCTGTGCTGGATCCCTCATCACATAGGCAACATTCTTTCCCTTGTTTCACTGGGAATCAAGCAATCAAACCCTGAGCTGGCGCAAAGTTTGGAGGACATCTGCACCACAATGACCATTATAGCAGGAGCCCTGGTGTTCGTCAGTAGCTCGGTCAATCCGGTGCTCTATGTGTTTGCCGCACGAACCTTCCGCAGCTCGCTCCGGGAAACAGGGATACAGAAGCTGTTCCAGCATCTGTCCAGCGCTGTGTCAGGGGAAGGGAATAAAGAGTTATCATTTGTGTCCAAAAGACAAAGTTCTCACACCACCACCAACTCACAGTGTCTCACAGACTCGAAAAGTCAAGATGTGGCAGTGGAATCATGCGTCAGTACTCCAGACTGA